The following are from one region of the Nicotiana tomentosiformis chromosome 7, ASM39032v3, whole genome shotgun sequence genome:
- the LOC104100971 gene encoding ultraviolet-B receptor UVR8, whose translation MGDRLRSASLEDLPVHLILEILMSGRLGAIDLICLELTSRTFRGTHSLVPQKFKSLVDYAVFQLCWMHPFYASLHCDAQKELLGRCNDNWKRLLRFLQGLEQSSDTVVTSAGNMQIRSGRYHTLLIKGSKVYSCGSSLCGVLGHGPETTQCVEFTRISFPLPVQVAQVSASHNHAAFVTGSGQVFTCGDNSAYCCGHIDTGRPIFRPRMVEALKNIRCKQVAVGLSFTMFLTRQGHVYTCGTNSLGQLGHGDTMDRPTPTCVELLASIGSVVQVAAGPSYALAVCDDGTLHSFGSGTNFCLGHGEQHNELQPRAIQLFSRQGIYVARVSAGDEHVVALDSTGYVYTWGKGYCGALGHGDEIDKTTPSLLTSLKSQLAVQVCASKRKTFVLVEDGSVYGFGWMGFGSLGFLDRGASDKVLRPRIVESLRSHHISQISTGLYHTVVVTNRGRVFGFGDNERAQLGHDALRGCLKPTEIFMEKS comes from the exons ATGGGGGATCGTTTGAGGTCAGCATCATTGGAGGATTTGCCAGTACATTTGATTCTTGAAATATTGATGTCAGGTCGATTAGGTGCTATTGATTTAATATGTTTGGAGCTAACTTCAAGGACTTTTAGGGGAACCCACAGTTTGGTTCCTCAAAAGTTTAAGTCTTTGGTAGATTATGCTGTGTTTCAGCTTTGTTGGATGCATCCTTTTTATGCCTCTCTGCATTGTGATGCTCAGAAAGAGCTGCTCGGACGCTGTAATGACAATTGGAAGCGCCTTTTGAGGTTCTTGCAAGGGTTGGAACAGTCCTCTGATACGGTTGTAACCTCTGCAGGCAAT ATGCAAATTAGGAGTGGCAGGTATCACACATTGCTAATCAAAGGATCAAAAGTATACTCTTGTGGTTCCAGTTTATGTGGCGTCCTTGGTCATGGGCCTGAAACAACTCAGTGTGTGGAATTTACTCGAATTAGTTTTCCTCTTCCCGTGCAAGTCGCCCAAGTTTCAGCTTCTCATAATCATGCTGCTTTTGTCACAGGGTCTGGACAG GTGTTCACATGTGGCGACAACTCTGCATACTGTTGTGGGCATATAGACACCGGACGCCCAATCTTCAGGCCTAGGATGGTTGAAGCATTGAAAAACATTCGTTGCAAGCAG GTTGCTGTAGGTCTCAGTTTTACTATGTTTCTCACAAGGCAAGGTCATGTTTACACATGTGGAACAAATTCACTTGGTCAACTTGGTCATGGTGACACAATGGATAGGCCAACACCGACTTGTGTAGAACTACTGGCATCTATTGGTTCTGTAGTTCAGGTTGCTGCTGGTCCTAGTTATGCACTTGCAGTTTGTGATGATGGGACACTCCACTCTTTTGGTTCGGGTACTAATTTCTGCCTTGGTCACGGAGAACAGCACAATGAACTTCAGCCACGTGCAATCCAGTTGTTTAGCAGGCAGGGCATTTATGTGGCTCGTGTTTCTGCTGGCGATGAGCATGTTGTGGCACTAGATTCCACTGGATAT GTGTATACTTGGGGGAAAGGTTACTGTGGTGCATTGGGGCATGGAGATGAGATTGATAAGACGACTCCATCACTCTTGACCAGCCTTAAGAGCCAACTAGCTGTTCAG GTATGTGCAAGTAAGAGGAAAACTTTTGTCCTGGTGGAGGACGGTTCTGTTTATGGCTTTGGCTGGATGGGTTTTGGGAGCCTCGGGTTCCTTGATAGAGGAGCATCAGATAAAGTTTTGAGGCCCCGGATCGTCGAGAGTTTGAGATCTCACCACATATCTCAAATTAGCACTGGCTTATACCACACTGTTGTTGTCACAAACCGTGGACGAGTTTTCGGATTTGGAGACAATGAAAGAGCCCAACTCGGGCATGATGCACTTAGGGGATGCCTTAAACCTACTGAAATCTTTATGGAAAAATCGTGA